From the genome of Miscanthus floridulus cultivar M001 chromosome 10, ASM1932011v1, whole genome shotgun sequence, one region includes:
- the LOC136488126 gene encoding uncharacterized protein codes for MGWLAALPPPPPLLLLLLLPPLPSSFLSFLLFSDRPGQGAGAGAGDGGKGPGPGAAARRRRDGAEAVRRAAWWGKGSGAGGRRGKEGAGPEGGAGGETGRGLEGEGTGDGAGTARARPGALGWRRRRGAGPDASARDRPRGAPGQAGAGRGEAGRGGRTGRPRRAWTAAAARCEVACGGGGARACSRLNCGCIEYHMYSMHPQFKPTFSGKIQQIEIK; via the exons ATGGGTTGGTTGGCggcgcttcctcctcctccccctctccttctccttctccttcttccccctcttccttcctccttcctctccttcctcctcttctccgaccggccggggcaaggggccggggccggggccggggacGGCGGCAaggggccggggccgggggcggcggcgcggcggcgccgggaCGGGGCCGAGGCGGTGCGCCGGGCGGCATGGTGGGGGAAAGGAAGCGGGGCGGGGGGCCGGCGGGGGAAGGAAGGGGCGGGGCCGGAGGGTGGCGCGGGGGGGGAGACCGGCAGGGGATTGGAAGGGGAGGGGACCGGGGACGGGGCCGGCACGGCGCGGGCACGGCCGGGCGCTTtggggtggcggcggaggcggggGGCCGGCCCGGACGCGAGCGCGCGGGACAGGCCAAGGGGGGCGCCGGGGCAGGCAGGGGCAGGGCGGGGCGAGGCGGGGCGGGGTGGGCGCACGGGCAGGCCGAGGCGCGCGtggacggcagcggcggcgcgctgcgaggtggcgtgcggcggcggcggggcgcgggCGTGCTCGC gtttgaactgcggGTGCATCGAATATCACATGTATTCGATGCACccgcagttcaaacctacattttccggaaaaattcaacaaatcgAAATAAAGTGA